The following proteins are co-located in the Deinococcus metallilatus genome:
- a CDS encoding NUDIX hydrolase: protein MSHLSRTLPIKRAAHVYLVRENELLLVEERMDDGSIFYGLPGGKANPGESLADAAVRQVAVETGLTVTDLRFVSLLEGEMLTGTRNECYANFGRFTATFHGDLDPTDPEVVGVKWVPFAQVEGLIRYGPPPEVEERNPLIWVPTRDFLRGEARTYYPI from the coding sequence ATGAGCCACCTGTCGCGCACCCTGCCGATCAAGCGCGCCGCGCACGTCTATCTCGTCCGGGAGAATGAACTGCTGCTCGTCGAGGAACGCATGGACGACGGCAGCATCTTTTACGGCCTGCCCGGCGGCAAGGCCAACCCCGGGGAGAGCCTCGCGGACGCCGCCGTGCGCCAGGTCGCGGTCGAGACGGGGCTGACCGTCACCGACCTGCGCTTTGTCAGCCTGCTCGAAGGCGAGATGCTGACCGGCACCCGCAACGAGTGCTACGCCAACTTCGGGCGCTTCACCGCCACCTTTCACGGCGACCTCGACCCCACCGACCCGGAGGTCGTCGGCGTGAAATGGGTGCCCTTCGCGCAGGTCGAGGGCCTGATCCGCTACGGACCGCCCCCCGAAGTCGAGGAACGCAATCCCCTCATCTGGGTGCCCACCCGCGACTTCCTACGCGGCGAGGCCCGGACGTACTACCCGATCTGA
- a CDS encoding ribosome-binding factor A, translated as MKPAQVEAQLSRVLSEAIAGLRDPRVPLIVTVERVAVTPDYGLARVYVSAMGADMPALLDALTHARGHLQREIAAHVRMRRTPTLEFRSASEGGLP; from the coding sequence GTGAAACCCGCACAGGTGGAGGCGCAGCTCTCGCGGGTGCTGAGTGAGGCCATCGCGGGATTGCGTGACCCGCGCGTGCCACTGATCGTGACGGTCGAGCGTGTGGCGGTCACGCCCGACTACGGGCTGGCCAGGGTGTACGTGAGCGCGATGGGTGCGGACATGCCCGCCCTGCTGGACGCCCTGACTCATGCGCGCGGGCACCTGCAACGCGAGATCGCGGCGCACGTGCGGATGCGGCGCACGCCTACCCTGGAATTCCGCTCGGCCAGCGAGGGGGGCCTCCCGTGA
- a CDS encoding acyl-CoA thioesterase, protein MGVAHHANYPVWFEVGRGDLMHRLGLPYAEVEARGYYLMLSGLNVEYRRAARYDDHLTLITRVGSVRSRTLTFSYELWRGEELLATGETRHIATDKSYRPARLPEDVLTLLAGGAAGG, encoded by the coding sequence ATGGGCGTCGCCCACCATGCCAATTACCCGGTCTGGTTCGAAGTGGGCCGTGGCGACCTGATGCACCGCCTCGGCCTTCCCTACGCCGAGGTCGAGGCGCGCGGCTACTACCTGATGCTGTCGGGCCTGAACGTCGAGTACCGCCGCGCCGCCCGCTACGACGACCACCTGACGCTGATCACGCGCGTGGGCAGCGTCCGCTCGCGCACCCTGACCTTCAGCTATGAGCTGTGGCGCGGTGAGGAACTGCTGGCGACCGGCGAGACGCGCCATATCGCCACCGACAAGAGCTACCGTCCCGCCCGGCTGCCGGAAGACGTGCTGACGCTGCTGGCGGGCGGGGCAGCCGGGGGCTGA